Genomic DNA from Carnobacterium gallinarum DSM 4847:
AAGACTTAGGTTATATATATTGTGATACTGGTGCTATGTACCGTTCGTTAACTTATTGGGCAATTCAGAACCATGTGGATCCTAATGATGAGCCAGCATTAATGGACTTATTAAAGAGTATGGAGCTAGAATTCAGTCCTAGCATGGACATGCAAAAAGTGTTTGTTAATGGACAAGACGTAACTGAAGAAATTCGTCAAACAGATGTGACAAATCTGGTATCAGCTATATCAGCTCATGAAAAAGTTCGTGAAGAACTGGTAAAACGCCAACAAAAAATTGCAGATGCTGGTGGTATTGTTATGGATGGTCGAGATATTGGAACAACCGTTTTACCAGATGCAGAAGTG
This window encodes:
- the cmk gene encoding (d)CMP kinase — encoded protein: MTEKKLRIAIDGPASAGKSTVAKILAKDLGYIYCDTGAMYRSLTYWAIQNHVDPNDEPALMDLLKSMELEFSPSMDMQKVFVNGQDVTEEIRQTDVTNLVSAISAHEKVREELVKRQQKIADAGGIVMDGRDIGTTVLPDAEVKIFLVASVTERAERRFKENQLKGITTPLDVLQQEIADRDYKDSTRAISPLVQADDAILVDTTGLSIEGVVNQLKAIIAKK